The Echinicola rosea genome has a segment encoding these proteins:
- a CDS encoding ribonucleotide-diphosphate reductase subunit beta: MQKTEPILEQGDNSRFVLFPIQHDDIWEYYKKAEASFWTAEEIDLGQDIKDWKNLSDDERHFISHVLAFFAASDGIVNENLAEHFVAEVQYTEAKFFYGFQIAMENIHSETYSLLIDTYIKDAKERDRLFNAIEHLDCVKKKADWALRWIDEGDFQERLIAFAAVEGIFFSGSFCSIFWLKKRGLMPGLTFSNELISRDEGLHCDFACHLYTQHIVNPLPKETVSKIIQDAVAIEKEFVTDALPVRLIGMNADLMCQYIEFVADRLLLELGCEKVWNSTNPFDFMDMISLQGKTNFFEKRVGDYQKAGVMKGKDASDSAKFSVEEDF, translated from the coding sequence ATGCAAAAGACCGAACCCATATTAGAACAAGGAGATAACAGTAGATTTGTATTGTTCCCAATTCAGCACGACGACATTTGGGAATATTACAAAAAAGCAGAGGCTAGTTTTTGGACTGCAGAAGAAATCGACCTGGGCCAGGACATAAAAGACTGGAAAAACTTAAGTGATGATGAGCGTCACTTTATTTCCCATGTATTAGCATTTTTTGCAGCCAGTGACGGAATCGTAAACGAAAACTTGGCAGAGCACTTCGTAGCGGAAGTACAGTACACAGAGGCCAAGTTCTTCTATGGCTTCCAAATTGCCATGGAAAACATCCACTCAGAGACGTACAGCCTTCTGATTGACACCTATATCAAAGACGCAAAAGAAAGAGACCGCCTATTCAATGCCATCGAGCACTTGGATTGTGTAAAGAAAAAAGCAGACTGGGCGCTACGATGGATTGACGAGGGGGATTTTCAAGAAAGATTGATTGCTTTTGCCGCAGTGGAAGGCATTTTCTTCTCCGGATCTTTCTGCTCGATCTTTTGGCTAAAGAAACGCGGCCTGATGCCAGGACTGACATTCTCAAACGAGCTTATTTCAAGGGACGAAGGGTTGCATTGTGATTTTGCCTGTCACCTATACACGCAGCACATTGTCAATCCACTACCAAAGGAAACCGTTTCCAAAATCATTCAGGATGCCGTAGCCATTGAAAAGGAATTTGTCACGGATGCCCTTCCAGTAAGGCTCATTGGGATGAATGCCGATTTGATGTGTCAATATATTGAATTTGTGGCCGACAGGCTTCTATTGGAATTGGGCTGTGAAAAAGTCTGGAACAGCACCAATCCATTCGACTTCATGGACATGATCTCACTTCAGGGCAAGACCAACTTCTTCGAGAAGCGGGTTGGCGATTATCAAAAAGCCGGGGTCATGAAAGGCAAAGATGCTTCTGATTCAGCTAAGTTTTCTGTAGAAGAGGACTTTTAA
- a CDS encoding glycerol-3-phosphate dehydrogenase/oxidase: MNRVNNLRPLSKNQIWDIVIIGGGASGLGVALDALSRGLSVALFERADFAKGTSSKSTKLVHGGVRYLAQGDILLVWEALRERGRILKNAPHLAHPQPFVIPIYSHATKYYYTIGLKFYDWMSGWLSLGDSSYISKKETKRRLPQIKTEGLLGGVVYHDGEFDDARLAVSVAQTCDDMGGCILNYMKVTSLTKDSAGKVNGVKVRDAIHKKTYNVQAKMVVNATGVFADKILQMDEKGAPRMIQPSQGVHLVLPQHFLGGQDALMIPKTSDGRVLFAVPWQGKLVVGTTDTIRAKTKMEPEALSREINFILDNAGQYLSKKPTRKDVLTVYAGLRPLAAPKGESVKTKEISRNHKVIISDSGLTTLTGGKWTTFRKMGEDTVNHFPRVTGEEVKESHSWEIRFHGFGDPTLDDKHWKLYGTDAVKILQLIKENPPYAKLLHPNYPYVAGEVIWAVREEMAMHVEDFLARRIRILFLDAAAAIAMAPMVASLMAEERKQDQKWIENEIDAFHKIADKYLIKT, encoded by the coding sequence ATGAACAGAGTCAACAACCTCCGCCCTTTATCAAAAAATCAAATCTGGGACATTGTCATTATAGGAGGAGGAGCTTCGGGGCTGGGAGTCGCGTTGGACGCACTGTCAAGAGGACTTAGCGTGGCACTTTTCGAGAGAGCAGATTTTGCAAAAGGCACCTCCAGCAAAAGCACCAAATTGGTTCATGGAGGGGTACGGTACTTGGCACAAGGTGATATCTTATTGGTATGGGAAGCGCTTCGCGAGCGTGGAAGAATTCTAAAAAACGCACCTCATTTAGCCCATCCCCAGCCTTTTGTCATCCCCATTTACAGTCATGCTACCAAATATTATTACACCATAGGCCTGAAGTTCTATGACTGGATGTCCGGCTGGCTCAGCCTTGGAGATTCCAGTTATATTTCCAAAAAGGAAACCAAAAGGCGCTTGCCGCAAATAAAAACCGAAGGGCTTCTCGGAGGTGTAGTATACCACGATGGGGAGTTTGATGATGCCCGTCTGGCTGTTTCCGTAGCCCAAACCTGTGATGACATGGGGGGGTGTATCCTCAACTACATGAAAGTAACCAGTCTGACAAAAGATAGTGCGGGCAAGGTAAATGGGGTCAAAGTAAGGGATGCCATCCATAAAAAGACGTATAATGTACAAGCCAAAATGGTGGTCAATGCCACCGGGGTATTTGCCGATAAAATCTTACAGATGGACGAAAAGGGAGCCCCCAGGATGATCCAACCAAGCCAAGGCGTGCACTTGGTGCTGCCGCAGCACTTTCTCGGAGGTCAAGATGCACTCATGATTCCCAAGACCTCTGATGGCAGGGTGTTATTTGCAGTACCTTGGCAGGGGAAATTAGTGGTGGGCACTACAGACACCATTCGTGCTAAAACCAAAATGGAACCTGAAGCCCTATCTCGGGAAATCAACTTTATCCTAGACAATGCCGGCCAATACCTCAGCAAAAAACCTACTCGAAAGGATGTATTGACCGTGTATGCAGGATTACGTCCCTTGGCCGCACCCAAGGGCGAAAGTGTAAAAACTAAGGAGATATCAAGAAATCACAAAGTAATCATTTCGGATTCGGGCTTGACAACACTGACCGGAGGGAAATGGACAACATTTCGAAAAATGGGAGAAGACACCGTAAACCATTTTCCACGAGTTACCGGAGAGGAAGTAAAGGAAAGCCATTCTTGGGAGATTAGATTTCATGGCTTTGGTGACCCTACCCTAGACGACAAACACTGGAAACTGTACGGTACCGATGCGGTAAAAATCCTTCAGCTTATCAAAGAAAACCCTCCGTATGCCAAATTGCTCCATCCAAACTACCCCTATGTAGCCGGTGAGGTCATCTGGGCGGTAAGGGAAGAAATGGCCATGCATGTAGAAGACTTCTTGGCCAGGAGAATCCGTATCCTCTTTCTGGATGCCGCTGCCGCGATCGCCATGGCACCTATGGTAGCTTCGCTGATGGCCGAAGAACGTAAACAAGACCAGAAATGGATAGAAAATGAAATTGACGCTTTCCATAAAATCGCTGACAAATACTTGATCAAAACCTAA
- the rpmA gene encoding 50S ribosomal protein L27 encodes MAHKKGVGSSKNGRESHSKRLGVKKFGGESVIAGNIIVRQRGTKHHAGLNVKVGKDHTLFAVTDGKVEFKKKHDGRSYVSVVPAEA; translated from the coding sequence ATGGCTCACAAGAAAGGTGTCGGTAGTTCTAAAAACGGTAGAGAATCCCACAGTAAACGACTTGGTGTAAAAAAGTTTGGTGGTGAATCTGTAATTGCCGGTAACATTATCGTAAGACAAAGAGGAACCAAGCATCACGCAGGATTGAACGTTAAAGTTGGCAAAGACCATACATTGTTCGCTGTAACTGATGGGAAAGTAGAATTTAAGAAAAAGCATGACGGTAGATCTTACGTAAGTGTAGTACCTGCTGAAGCATAA
- the rplU gene encoding 50S ribosomal protein L21, translating into MYAIVNIAGKQFKVTKDQYVYAPKMQGDIDASVEFDEVLLADDNGTVSVGAPVLAGAKVTGKILDHVKGDKVIVFKKKRRKGYKKKNGHRQEFTKLLIENITL; encoded by the coding sequence ATGTACGCAATAGTTAACATAGCTGGAAAGCAGTTCAAAGTAACTAAAGATCAATATGTCTATGCACCAAAGATGCAAGGCGATATTGACGCTTCCGTTGAGTTCGATGAGGTATTGTTGGCAGATGACAACGGTACGGTATCGGTAGGTGCCCCAGTATTGGCAGGTGCCAAGGTGACAGGAAAAATTCTTGATCACGTAAAAGGTGACAAAGTAATCGTCTTCAAAAAGAAAAGAAGAAAAGGTTACAAAAAGAAAAACGGTCACAGACAAGAGTTTACTAAATTACTTATTGAAAACATTACACTATAA
- a CDS encoding ribonucleoside-diphosphate reductase subunit alpha — MLVIKRDGRRESVRFDKITTRIENLCDGLDSRYIQPIEVAKKVIDGLYDGVTTSALDNLAAEVCASMTVKHPDYAILAARIAISNLHKTTSQSFSNTMKRLYTYVNPKTGDNAALIAPDVYGIVKKHAARLDEIIDYNRDFNYDFFGFKTLERSYLIKLDDKVVERPQHMLMRVAIGIHKEDLDAAIETYHLLSEKWFTHATPTLFNAGTPKPQLSSCFLLTMKDDSIDGIYDTLKQCAKISQSAGGIGLSIHDVRAKGSYIRGTNGVSNGIVPMLRNFDMTARYVDQGGGKRKGSFAIYLEPWHADIKDFLELKKNHGKEELRARDLFYALWISDLFMKRVEANEDWSLFCPNEAPGLSDCYGEEFEKLYEKYEKEGRARETVKAQELWFEVLESQIETGTPYMLYKDAANGKSNQKNLGTIKSSNLCTEIMEYTSPDEVAVCNLASIALPKFIKTDSQGKKSFDHQKLYEITKVVTKNLNKVIDINYYPVKEAEKSNFRHRPIGIGVQGLADAFIMLRMPFDSEEAAGLNEDIFETIYYASMETSMELAKIHGTYETYEGSPVSKGQFQFDLWGVSPKSGRWNWADLKERVAKYGVRNSLLVAPMPTASTSQILGNNECFEPYTSNIYTRRTLSGEFIVVNKHLMKDLIRLGLWNDSMKNRLIAANGSVQEMPEVPQNIKDLYKTVWEISQKVVINMAADRGAYICQSQSMNVFMQEPNFGKLTSMHFYAWKKGLKTGMYYLRSKAATSAIQFTVDKAGLKDAQKAAVPAEESNKTNNQDAIACSLDNPDDCEMCGS; from the coding sequence ATGTTAGTAATAAAAAGAGATGGCAGAAGAGAATCGGTAAGATTCGATAAGATCACCACGCGGATAGAAAACCTCTGTGATGGATTGGATTCCCGGTACATACAACCGATCGAAGTAGCCAAAAAGGTAATTGATGGCCTGTATGATGGCGTGACCACATCAGCACTTGACAACTTGGCCGCAGAAGTCTGCGCATCCATGACCGTCAAGCATCCTGATTACGCTATCCTCGCAGCACGTATCGCCATATCCAATCTGCACAAGACGACCAGCCAGTCTTTTTCAAACACCATGAAAAGGCTCTATACGTATGTCAATCCAAAAACAGGGGACAATGCCGCCCTCATCGCACCGGATGTGTACGGAATCGTAAAAAAACATGCGGCCCGTCTTGATGAGATCATTGATTACAACAGAGACTTTAACTATGATTTCTTTGGCTTCAAGACCTTGGAGAGAAGTTACCTTATCAAGCTGGATGACAAAGTCGTAGAACGCCCTCAACATATGCTAATGCGGGTGGCAATCGGTATCCACAAAGAGGATCTGGATGCTGCTATCGAAACCTACCACTTGCTTTCTGAAAAGTGGTTTACCCACGCCACACCTACCTTGTTCAACGCCGGAACACCTAAGCCACAGCTTTCTTCGTGCTTTCTGCTTACCATGAAGGACGACAGCATCGACGGGATCTATGATACCTTAAAACAATGTGCCAAAATCTCCCAATCCGCTGGTGGGATCGGGCTTTCTATTCACGATGTGCGGGCCAAAGGCTCCTACATCCGTGGCACAAATGGCGTATCGAACGGCATCGTGCCAATGCTAAGAAACTTCGACATGACGGCACGTTATGTAGATCAAGGTGGTGGAAAACGCAAAGGAAGCTTTGCTATCTACCTAGAACCTTGGCATGCTGACATCAAGGATTTCTTAGAGCTAAAGAAAAATCACGGAAAAGAAGAATTGAGGGCTCGGGACCTTTTCTACGCTCTTTGGATATCTGACCTATTTATGAAAAGAGTGGAAGCCAACGAAGACTGGTCTCTATTCTGTCCAAATGAAGCGCCGGGACTATCCGATTGCTATGGAGAGGAATTTGAAAAACTATATGAAAAATATGAGAAGGAAGGCCGTGCCAGGGAAACCGTAAAAGCGCAGGAACTTTGGTTTGAGGTGCTGGAATCCCAGATCGAAACCGGTACTCCCTACATGCTATACAAGGATGCCGCCAATGGAAAATCCAACCAGAAAAACCTTGGCACGATCAAGTCATCCAACTTGTGTACGGAGATCATGGAATACACTTCTCCAGATGAGGTGGCCGTCTGTAACCTAGCTTCCATTGCACTGCCCAAGTTTATCAAAACAGACAGCCAAGGCAAAAAGTCTTTTGACCACCAGAAGCTCTATGAGATCACCAAAGTGGTCACTAAAAACCTTAACAAGGTAATTGACATCAATTACTACCCTGTAAAAGAAGCAGAAAAATCCAACTTCAGACACCGCCCGATCGGAATCGGTGTACAAGGATTGGCAGACGCCTTCATCATGCTCAGAATGCCATTTGACAGTGAAGAAGCTGCTGGCCTAAACGAAGACATCTTCGAAACTATCTATTATGCATCCATGGAAACATCCATGGAGCTCGCCAAAATACACGGCACATACGAGACTTACGAAGGCTCACCCGTATCTAAAGGCCAATTCCAGTTTGACCTTTGGGGAGTATCCCCTAAGTCGGGTAGATGGAACTGGGCAGACCTGAAAGAAAGAGTAGCCAAGTACGGCGTGAGAAACTCCCTATTGGTAGCGCCAATGCCAACGGCATCCACCTCACAGATCCTTGGAAACAACGAATGTTTTGAGCCCTATACCTCAAACATCTATACAAGAAGAACACTTTCAGGTGAATTCATCGTGGTAAACAAACACCTCATGAAAGACCTGATCCGCTTGGGGCTTTGGAATGACTCCATGAAAAACAGGCTCATCGCTGCCAATGGTTCTGTTCAGGAGATGCCTGAAGTGCCTCAAAATATCAAAGACCTCTATAAGACCGTATGGGAAATTTCCCAAAAAGTGGTGATAAACATGGCCGCTGACAGAGGGGCTTACATCTGTCAATCTCAAAGCATGAATGTGTTTATGCAAGAACCGAACTTCGGAAAACTGACCTCCATGCATTTCTATGCGTGGAAAAAAGGACTAAAAACAGGCATGTATTACTTACGCTCCAAAGCAGCGACAAGTGCCATACAGTTTACCGTGGACAAAGCCGGCTTAAAAGACGCACAAAAGGCAGCTGTCCCGGCAGAAGAGAGCAACAAGACAAATAATCAAGATGCTATCGCCTGCTCTCTGGACAATCCTGACGATTGCGAAATGTGTGGAAGCTAA